DNA sequence from the Prosthecodimorpha staleyi genome:
TTGACGTAGCCGCTCGCATCCGCGGCCGGATGGCCGGGTTCGTAGCGGCTCTTGAAATCGGTGCGGTCGCGCTCGACCTTGCCGACCTGCACGGTCTGGGCCTGCAGCTCGCGGTCGAATTTCGACGCGAAGGTCACGACCTTGCGCCGGTAGGGGTCCTGGCCTGGCGCGCGGGCGGTCGATTCGGCATTGGCCAGGTTCTCGGCGATGACGCGCATGCGGCCCGACTGCGCCTTCAGGCCGGAGGCCGCGATCTTCAGGGACTGGTTGAAATCCATTGCCATGGCTCAGGCCTTCTTGCCGATCGCGGTCTTGATGATGCCGATGGAGCGCTGGTAGAGCGACGTGACCATCTGGAAGTCGATCTGGTTGTCGGCCGCCTTGAGCATCTCCTCCTCCAGATTGACCGCATTGCCGTTGGGGGTGGTCTCGAACGGCTTCTGCCCGTCGGTTCGGAAGCTGGAGCCGATCGTGCGGCCCTGGATGTGGCCGGCCTCGGTGGTCGCGACCCGGATCGCGACCGGCGCAGGCGCGAGCGTGCCGCCGGCACCGCCGAGCGAGGGCTGCTTCAGGTCGACGGCGCGGTAGCGCGGCGTGTCCGCATTGGCGACATTGGCCGACAGCACGGACTGACGCGCCTGGTTCCAGCGCATCTTGGTCTTCAAGGCGTCGACCAGCGGCAGGTTGCCGATTGCCATGATGCCGTCCCCGTTTCCCATATGCCGGCGCCGAAGCGGCCCCGCGGGCACCCGGCACGCGCCGGCTACCGGGCAAAATAGTCCCGGTATATGGTTAACGGCCGGTTAACCGGCTGCATCGCTTCGGGACCGAATCCCGACGGCGACCGGACTTTCGACCGAATTCCGTGAAGGTTCGGTTTACGACGCGGTATTAGGCGCGGCAAAGTCTGCCGGGTCAGTTAGAATTCGCCGGCGCCCTAGATTC
Encoded proteins:
- the flgC gene encoding flagellar basal body rod protein FlgC is translated as MDFNQSLKIAASGLKAQSGRMRVIAENLANAESTARAPGQDPYRRKVVTFASKFDRELQAQTVQVGKVERDRTDFKSRYEPGHPAADASGYVKYPNVDTLVETADMREAQRSYEANLNVVTATRRMILKTLEILRA
- the flgB gene encoding flagellar basal body rod protein FlgB yields the protein MAIGNLPLVDALKTKMRWNQARQSVLSANVANADTPRYRAVDLKQPSLGGAGGTLAPAPVAIRVATTEAGHIQGRTIGSSFRTDGQKPFETTPNGNAVNLEEEMLKAADNQIDFQMVTSLYQRSIGIIKTAIGKKA